A region of the Zhihengliuella halotolerans genome:
GCGTTTGTCCGCGAACTTGATCTGCTTGCCGAACTTCTCGGCGCTGGAGGCGACCTCGGCGCTGATCCCGCGCGAACGCAGCTGGGCGGCGACATCCTGCGCCTCGGCCCAGGCGTCGTCGTTGGCGAGCGTCACGTACACCGCGGTCGGCACCGAGCGGCTGGCCGTTACGGATCCGTCGCCGAGCATGCGCGAGACAAGGCGTGTGACGCCAATCGAGAGACCGACGCCGGGGAAGGTGCGGCTGCCCTTGGTCGCGAGCGACTCGTAGCGCCCGCCGGAGCAGATCGACCCGAGCTTCTCATCGCCGACGAGCACGGTTTCGTAGACGGTGCCCGTGTAGTAGTCGAGCCCGCGGGCGATGCTGAGGTCGGCGACGACACGCCCGGGGGCGCGGCGGACCGCCATGCCGACGACCTCGCCGAGTTCCGCGAGACCCTCCTCGAGCAGTTCGTGTTCGACGCCGAGGGCGCGCACCTGATCGACGAAGGATGTGTCTTCCGTGCGGATCTGCGCCAGGGCCAGCGCGGCGTCGGCCTGTTCTCCGGTTGCGCCCACCTCGTCGATGAGCAGCGTCTTGACCTTGTCCGCCCCGATCTTCTCGAGCTTGTCGATGTTGCGCAGCACGCCGGCGGTGTCGGCCAGGCCCAGGCCGAGGTAGAAACCCTCGGCGAGCTTGCGGTTGTTCACGCGGAGCTTGAAGTCGCCGATCGGCAGCGCCGAGAGCGCCTCGGCGATCACGAGGGCCAGCTCGACGTCGTATTTGAACGGCAGCTTGCCGTCGCCGACGACG
Encoded here:
- the hisS gene encoding histidine--tRNA ligase, with the protein product MARKASLSGFPEWLPNERLVELHILDTLRRTFELHGFGNVETRAVETVGQLLRKGEIDKEVYGISRLQADEPATGDDPNALALHFDLTVPFARYVVENAGHLSFPFRRYQIQKVWRGERPQEGRFREFTQADIDVVGDGKLPFKYDVELALVIAEALSALPIGDFKLRVNNRKLAEGFYLGLGLADTAGVLRNIDKLEKIGADKVKTLLIDEVGATGEQADAALALAQIRTEDTSFVDQVRALGVEHELLEEGLAELGEVVGMAVRRAPGRVVADLSIARGLDYYTGTVYETVLVGDEKLGSICSGGRYESLATKGSRTFPGVGLSIGVTRLVSRMLGDGSVTASRSVPTAVYVTLANDDAWAEAQDVAAQLRSRGISAEVASSAEKFGKQIKFADKRGIPFVWFTQADGTHEVKDIRSGEQVAADPATWSPAPEDLTPRVGTAAV